attttcacttatttcttaaacaattttttataaagcatcttttaaataaattgtaccaaaaaaaatattgcatatatttacaaataaatgtataaaataaaatcatcaagaatttgaattactagaattaattaaaaaaagtacGAGCTTAAAGCGAGACGAGCTTAACAAATAGGTGAGGCGGACTTTAACGGACGGCATATTTTAACGAGGCGAGCTTTGGTGGGCAACGGGTCCAAAATCTCAATCCAACCTGCCATTTTtaggcgggtgcgcgggccggcccAGCGGCCCATCTCCCATTTTACCACCCCTAGTTTCAAGCATCGTTTGAAAGAGAAACGGGGAAAAACTCAAGTGTATCCATAGATGCTTCTCCAGAAGAATTACTAAACTGAAATAATTTGCATTTTCCCAACGTTCACCATGTTTTTAATGCTTCCATGAATATACTTACGGAATAaaccaaatttttttataaaaaaaatgtgctTCCAGATGTGCATTTACGAAAACCATGGATATAATTGAAATTTCATTAGATAGCTAAGAGAATCAGGGGTGAGTGAGAATAATTCGGTCAAGATGTACACTAAGATTGCATAATGTAGTGTATCTAAATTAATTTATACATGTTGTATTAATAACAAAAGAGTAATCAAAATGTAAATCAGATCGACCAAATAAGCCTTATGTCTGCTACCATATAGTAGTTGTAGTTCTGTATCAGTTATAATTTTAGTGTGCTTTCACTCAAAATAGATTAAATCACTCCtttaatataaaatacaaaatgacAACTAATACAATTAATACTGAAATTATATCCaacaaattttgaattttatttgcaCTCAACCAaaaaagaataaatgaaattactaATTCCTATGCATAACACATTCTAACTTAAGGTTTCGCAATAAAGTTACGTATACACTAATACTATATACCGAGCACAAATCCAATAATTATGTCATATTTGTAAACATAAACTAAGTTGTATGATGACTAAGCAGATGAATTCCTCTTCACTGCATATGCACGGCATGCTGCCAAACCAACAACTGCCATAGCGGTCCCAACTGTAAATTCAATATCGAAATCTATTTTAACAATCGAAACTTTTTTTCCAATAAACAATCAACACTAGAATTTTTCAAAAacagaacaaacaaacaaacaacactTGAACAGCATATTAAAAACCAATATTTTGCAAATTTGTAGTGTATGCGTAGTGTCAACGATAGGAAAAGTTAAGAGAAACACCTGAAGCAAAAATAAGAGAGTTCTGAACAATTCGGTGGTATTGCTTTCTTTTCTTCCCAATCTCAGTTTCAGGAATGCTCAAATGAGGGTGCTCTGCAGCACTAACAATTTTATTATACACGTTACTTGAATCACCTAATTTCATACTTACATGAATGGGCGCCTCTATTCCCAACTCCTGAGTAACCTATATCAAAAATAAATAGATGACAGCATTCCCAATCAACTGACAGACTTAGCTATGAAATTATGCAGAATTTATTCGACAATTTGATAGATAACACTCGGATGGAAATGCAATACCTTGACTGAATCTTGGAGTGCTCTTGGATATGGAGTTAGATCATCCTTAGTAGCAATGAGGAGGCAAGGAACTCTATAACCAGTTAGATCACCTTGCCCAGCAACCTTCTCAAGCAGATCTCTGGATTTCTTCCATGAATATTCATCTGAGCTGGAAAACAAGCAGAGAAGAGCAAAAACTAAGATACAGGAACAAAATgccaaaaataaacaaatattcaagtGAGAAGTGAACTAGATTAGTTCAATTGATAGAAACTTATTATACATGATGCCTCAATAGAATAGGCATTAAGTAGAGCCCTCTCTCTGGTAAAGTATTACTAATACAAGTACTTAAGAATCATTTTTTGATAATCATAAATAACATGAATTTAACTCTGAGAGGGTAGTCTTGCCTAAAAACAAGTGAATATGAGTCTTGCGTTCGTTCTTTAAACTAGTATAAGATTAAATTAGGCTAGGGCTGGGCCATTTTATTGGGCATGTGCCTTACATAAGTGTGCCCAATAGAAGGCTTACCAACATATCCATAAATAAAATGCTGGTGAAAGcaacaaaaagaatgaaaaacaaCCACTGCAACAGCTTAAATGTAACAAAGCAAGAACACGCAAATTCATTTGCACTATACCTGTCATACACAAAAACGGCTACATCACATGCTGCCAAATAATCCGGATTTGAAAGAACTTTCGATACTTCACTTTCAGGTATCTCCCGTAATACAAGAGTTTTCCTAGTTCCCTACAATAGTAATGAACAGCaggattataaatatataaaaactgCACATTATATTGACTTAACTTCTTCCATAACATCAATGTGACTTTTATATTTATTAGCACTAGAGTATGTCGCATCAATGCAGAGCATGAAAGAAAgaattcttaattttaaaattcatatAAGTAATAATAATGTCCTCCCACCATGATACTCACCCCTATTAATTCAATGGCAtttgcagcaaacttctcaaccGTAGTTGGAGTATAATTATTTGAGAAAGGCCTACAAGATCGGTGGTGTAAGTAAGTGTTGCTTTGAAGAAAAATTAACAAACATTAAGAGTGGATGAAATTGCACTTGATATTAGATCAACTTATATGCAAAAGGCGCATGAACTAATGCCTATGGCGATTGGTTTTAAAGAACACCTTCCCAATAATGCATCCAACAGAGCAGATTTCCCAGCATTTTTAGAACCAAAAACATAGCATTGGAACACATTCCTTTCTGTTGCTTGTCTCTTGCGATCAACTGATCTCCTACGAGTAACACGGAGTGCTGCAGCAGGATTACCACTATATCCAATGTAAACCAAATTTGCCAGGCTACATGGTGGATCGAGTAATGTCATAAAGGCCCACTGCatcataaaatgtaaaaaatacatCAAAAACTAACTCACTGTGAAGCCTAAAAGACAGTTCAAGTTATCCCCACCTGGGATAGAAATCCGTTAAGAGACATGTAACCCATATCAGTTCTCTCCGCAGCGTCGTTATATGGAGCATCATTCCATGGGCTGCAATTCAAAACCAAGTACCAGACATAAGAATCAAGTAGAGAAACTAACATACAACTGTTAATCATTTCAGTGTTATCACAATTGAAAAGAAGGAAACAGCCTGAATAATTTGCAACTAATATATCATAGTTGAAGcacataaaattaaaatcaaactgCAGTTAGATTGGCTTCACTTGAAAATGTCTAGGATTGGGTTTTGTATTAATATGTTATTATGATTATGATTTGTTTTCacatttctctatttatttatgctTAGGATCCATGTATCCAAGTAATAATTAACAATATTCAGGTTGACCCTTCCAGATCTTTCCCGTCACTATTCCGCTGTCGAGTTTCCTAAAGTTTGTGATTACTAATATTTGTTAAATTCcttttgtttttttcaaaaaaaaattggccTCCATCACCGTTCACAGTCGTTTTCCACCATCAAACCTTGTCTCCTACTAATCTATACTACAACACCATTGCCAATTCCTATTTCCTACTGAGATATGGGCTGATATTTCAATGGATTTTATAGAAGGGCTACCTAATGCATATGGCAAAAATGAGATTTTGGTAGTAGTAGACCGTCTTACCAAATATGCTCATTTCATGGCTCTAAGTCATCCATTTACCGCTAAGGATGTTCCTGAAATTTTCATCAAAGACATGGTTAACTTACATGGTTTTCCATCAACCATTGTGTGAGATAGGGATGAAATATTTCTCAGCCTTTTCTGGTCTGAGTTGTTTAAAATAGCTGGTACCAAGTTGAAATTCAGCTCCGCATATCATCTCCAAACTGATGCCAAACCGAAGTAGTAAACAGGAGTTTGGAAACCTATCTGAAGTGTCTCACAGGACTCAGCAGAAGCAGTGGACAAAGTGGTTCTGGTGGGCTCAACTATGGTTCAACACCAACTATAATAGTTTTTGAAACTGACTCCTTTTAAAGCTCTCTAGCCGAGACCCTCCCCATTTACTCAAAGGTTCTACCATTCTTTCAGTGGTGGGAGAAGTTAATGTGTTAATTCAagagatggatcaaatgttaCATGAGCTCAAGTCTAATCTAGTGAAAGTCCAAGTTCATATGAAAGCTTATGCAGATTAATCTAGATTAGAAGACCAATTACTCTCTCTACCGGCGATTGGGTTTATCTAAAGCTGCACCCTTACATACTGAAGTCTCTTGGTAAAAAGAGGAATGAGAAACTGAGTCCTAAGTTCTATGGACCTTATCAAATAATCAAACAAATAAGACCGGTGACATTTGTATCAGATTTACCACCAGAGAGCAAAATCCATCAGGTTTTCCAAGTTTCCTTATTGAAGAAAGCCCTAACTCCAACAAGCAATTTGCAACCTCTTCCTCCAATGCTTTATGAGAATTTGGAACTCCAAGTATCACCTGCTGCAGTAAGGGCTGTCAGGAATAATGCTAATGGGTCAACTGAAATGCTTATTCAATGGTAGGACCTACCTGAATTTGAAGCTACATGGGAATCTGTGCTGTGGAAGTCAACAAGGAGCAAATTTCCTACATttcaccttgaggacaaggtgtcTCTTTGGGGGAGTATTGTTAGACCTCTTAGAAAGAATATTTATAAGAGGAGGGGCACAAATAAAGCATGTTATATGCGGTCAAGCAGCAGTTACAGGCATAGGAGCAGCCATTATAAATGCTATCTGTAGCAGTTAGAGTCTAGGAGCAGCAATTAGCATCATTAGAGTAACAAttcttataattattattaggagCAGTTACAAAACTTAGGCATAACAAGAAGGGAAACAGAACCATGTTCCGTTTATCCTGAAGCTGTGTGTTCCTTAATATTCTGCACTATTTTCCTATAACTATTGTAAATTGTGCAAGTGTTATATTCTGATTTTGAATCATTTACCAGAATTATTATCGGTTAAGTATTCCTAATATCCAAATTTCTTCTGTTCAGTGTCAGTTTCTAGTATTTTAGTTTTATCAGTAACATTTTGTACCAAGCTTTTTAACAAATATTGCTGTGAGCTCTCATAATGCAGTAGGATAATCTTATGCTTGTCAGGGTGATATGTAAAATGATATTCTGTTTTAATTCTACAGAAACATGGACTTGTTgggaaaaaaattaagaatattcCTTCAAAAGGTTAGACTCCTGAGATGGGAACCTAGGGGATTGTAGTGGAAAGAAAAAAATACAGAGAACAGGCATGGCAAGAAAacaagaaagcaagaaaaagaaagaatatgtaATGGTATTATTCTGATTCACAAGGTTTTCGACAACCTTACTAGGTTGGTAACCCTTACAACTAAGAGATCAGTTTCCACCAAGATTTCTTACAAGTACCTTTTCCCTAGGCAGAATGCATCTGTATATTACAAAAAAACGCAACTACCAAACCAACTAAATTAACTAATGGACAAATAGACTAACAGATGACTTTATTTCAACCTAGAAGATACATCCTAATAATACACTCCTCTTTAAATTCCACCTCGCTCTCAATGTGAGATTTGAGGACTCCCATTTTGTAAGACTTCCTGACGATCATATCCCTAGCATGCATGTTCCCCTTCCAAATGTAGCAGATCGACAGCCTCTCTGGATTGTTCATCCTGAGCAAGGATCCTGACCTGCCCCTCTGTTTTCGGACATCTAGGCTCAGGACTAAAGAGTCACCCACATTTGAAACATCTCCCTTCCTTCTTCCTCTCAAGAAATTCATGACAAGGCAACTTCCCAGAGCCCCAAGCCTTGAATAAGCTTTTATCCAACATGTTACTCATAGCATTCAAGGTTGTTGAAACAACATACGCACTACTTCTCTATCCACTTTTCTCACTGCTCCTCATGCCAAACCCCTAGGTAAAGAAGTGAGTGCCACCATTGGCCCTGCATCAATTCTTGCCACCAAGTCCTCTCTAGCAATTGAGGAGAATTCCATGAGTGTTTTTCCCTTTTAGGTTATCTTCATCTTTTACAACAAATCAACTACGTATATAACTAAATTTATTAAACCAATGGGCTAATTGAGTAACGACTTCCTTTTTCAACTTTGAAGATGCATCCTAACATACACACTTTTTCAACTTTGAAGATGCATCCTAACATACACACGTATTCCAAATTCCTAGTGATGACTCCAATAAATTACTTTTTGAACCAAACAGTCTTAATAAGATTTCCATGCTTCTTAATATACAAGTCTGGTAGTATAACAGTCCAACAATAGCTACAGTTTGTTTTTAAGAAACTATTATCCCTAATCATTTATTTCAAGGGCAACCCAGTGCATGAGGATCTCACCAAGTAGGGTCTAGAGAGGGTAGATATATCCAGTCTTATTGTCATAAGTGGAGAGGTTGTTTCCAAAACAATCAAAAGGCaagttttccttttttttttatatgcatAAAGTTTGTTTTGGAGGGGTTGCAAGTTCAGACCTTTCTGGAGCAGTACAAAATAGCTTGTCCACTTCAGCAGGTCTCAGGGCTCGATCCTATAGAATATCAACGTTCAAAGAAACAAATCAGATAAATGCATGTTAGATGAGGAATATCATCTAAAAAAAGAACGTGGAAGATAGGATTGAAGTGCATAGTATGGTTAAGGAAGTGATAACAAAAATCATTAGTACATACTTTATCGGTATCCAATAGTCGGAATATGCCATTTAGAAACTCTACAGCTTCACCTGTCAGCTCCACACTCTGTAAGATTATGTCAATGAAAGTTGAATAGGAAGTGTAAAATAACTACATTTATAATGACTTGTAGacctaaattttggaaaatactTTTTGGTAAAAAAATGCAGTCTTTGTTGAGCtgcttttaaaaattaaaaccatCATTTGACTTAACATGATTGCATCATAAAAGCAGTAACACCAAATTTCTGCATTTTTCTCCCTACCTCGGTAGTAACTAGCAACAAGAATACACGTATAATATGTCAATATCAATAATACACTGATTGAAATCCAAATTGCCATATTTGTACTAAATTGACAACAGATAAGGAAATATCTAGTCTATAACCACAAAACATGTAAagaatcttttctaagatgaataTAAACTCTACTTGATTTTCAAATCACCAATCATAGACCAAAGAATTTAAGTACACAGAAAATATTTGCAAAACCCCAAGTACACTTGGTTTTAGGCAACCATCAACCTTGAAAACACCTATTAGTGAAAAGGTATTAGTACAATTAACATGCATAACCAGCATTACATTTTAGTCTTTCTAATTTAACGTCACACATTTTAGGTTATTGTTGACACACCAATAGTGAAAATTGTTTACTTAAATGAAAGTATCACTATTTCAACCTTTTCCATTAAACCGGACAAGAGAATGATGAAATTTCCACAATAATATAACTGAGTATAACCTGATCAGGAGCAATCTTAGCTGGAACAGGAAGGAAATCATCCTTGAGTTTTAAATCATTATCATATCCAAAGTTCCTTAACACGGCCCATAATGTCTCCGGATGCCCTTTTCTTAAGAACATACTGTGTATATACAGAAATCCTGGAAAAGTAAGACCATGTGAGTTGATTCCTTCCGGTACTTTCTGCTGTACAACTGTTTTGACATCTGCTATTTCCGATGACTGCAATGGTGCATTGAAACATCTAACCTGTAGATGTAATGAAAGTTTTAAATAAAGGAGCCACGAGTGAAAATACTGTATTCTCAGAGTATGTGAAATAAAacgaaaaatcaaaaaaaaaaaagtaaattctAATCCTATCAAAAACCTGAAAATCATTTAGTTCTGCATCATTGAGGGCATCATCCATGTCACGATCACAAAGAACAAATATTCTTCTCAACGCCCTAACACACTGATCTGTTAAAGCTTGACTTTCATGATCAAACAATGGATCTACTGGATGTAGTACAGCTTTTTGAGCAAAATAAAAAACTTCAGGGACCTAAAAATGTAAAATCAACACTAAATTTCAAACACTTAATTGCAAATTTGAAGTCAAATATGGAAATAATATTATGAAGATGATGTCCTTCCTTATATACAACTCAAAACAGTTAATACTGAAGAGATGCACAAACTTCTTACTTCACACTTGACTTACTTGTAAAGAAGGAATGGGAATCTATTTAGCTGTTTTTGggtcttttgaagttcttgtATTTGATGATTAAAGGTCATTTGGCCTTCAATAAAGCACGGGATTGTATTTTAGAATAGGGAAACACATAGGAAACTTCAGTAAGTTGTAAGATATTGTTGTAGTGGATGTCGTTAAAATCTATATAGGattcattgatatttaatcaacAAAAACAGAAAGATACACTTATAGATTTCCATCTTGAATGCAGAAAATATAATACTACATATACTAGTACTAAATAAGTTAGCATCACTTCGTGAAAAGATAATTCGGGAATGCAATATACCTGGTATAGTGTTGCTGCAGAGCATTCAATGCAGGTAGCAACATTATTGAACTCTTCTAGAAGCTGTTCCAAAAGATCTTCTAAGCTCACTTGTTGGCTTTCGTCTCGCAAGTCGAGCTTACAACCAACCACAATTATAGGTACTGTCACCTGTATCACAAAATAGATAATATATTTTCTTGCATCATCAAAAAGAAAGGCATAGAAATATACAATTTGCAGTTTATTTATCATTAGTAATTAGTTAAATTTCATGCACTTTATACGAAGAGAGAGTATGTCATGGGATCCGAGATATTGATCTATTGGTCTGCAAGCCAGCCAGGCCACCAATTTAGAAGGTGCACACTAGGCTGCATAACAGTGGGAGAAAATGTTTGATGGCAGTTAAGATTAGAAAATTGCGACTAAAGATCTTGTACTCGGCACAAATTTGGGGGAAAAAATCGAAGAAGACAGAGTTGTGAAATTCCGTCATTAGGGAAGACTTAGAATAGATAGACTTTAGACAGTTATTTATTAGTATATGTGATAGTAGGGTTGGTATTTTATGAGCTGGGGAGTTTGACGAGAACCACGACCAACAACCGACTAATAACCAGAGCAGCAAAAAGAGCAAGATACGGCATCTCCACCTAAAACCCTAAGACATTAGCTATATGAAGACATGTCTATTAGGATATACTCTCCAGCTAGCTCATTCCTAGCGAAATGTGAAACTAACTAATCACACTTGAATTCCAACTTTATGTAAGATTGATACTACGTActtcgcaaaaaaaaaaaaaaaatactctacATAAAGTGTATTGAAGTACTGGTTGTGATTTACATGTTCAGTGATATAAATATTGTTATTGTTCCGTAAATTTCAGGTATTCTACCATATAATTTAGAGGGACAACATAACGTTCACCTAATAATAGAAAGAGCATACTAGCATTTTCCTATCGGGCCATCAAAATACATAAAAACGCACCAACCTCTAACATCTGCAGTTCCCGAAACCAGTAAGAACTCAATCGCGAAAAGGACTGAGAATCATTGCAAGCATATGTTAAAACCACGACATCAGCGCCTTTCAATTCTTCATTCCGCTTGTTTTGTTTCTCCAAGCTATAGACATAACATCAACAACACAATTTTATTCCAAGTATATTGCGGATTCAATGCCGTAACttatgagaaaaaaaaaaaacttaacacACAACGCCACTATATTAAACAATGATCAATTCTAATCAAACATTTCAAATCAAGCCATCAACAAccataatacaaaaaaaaaaaaaaaaaaaaaaacagcataaATGCAATACACAATTTAGGTATAAAAACTAGGTGAATCAATTATCGAACTGTAATTAACCGATTAAAAACATAGGTTAACTGTAATTAATAAGCTAAATGATAAAAGTGGAAAGTGATTATTCCTTCCAGATATTTTCAATAAAGTTAATAAATGCGATTAATTGTGGAAATTTATTACCTAGAGGATGTATCGATTACGGTGAGGGGAACGTAGTCGGGAAAAAAATCAGCGGGCAAGAGAGTAGGCGGAAGCACGGGAAGAACGGTGTCGGGGAATGAGTCCGACGCTATAGCAGCTATCAGGCTTGATTTACCGGAGCCTCGGTCACCGGCGACGACGACTCGGACTCCGCTTCGATCGGTTGCGGTCTTTGTCATGGATACTGCGATGCGAGATAcagaaggaagaagaaaaaaaatcgagaaatatttaaaattgtgttcatatatagaatttaatttaatataactaATTAAGCATTAATTAAGCATTAACTGCCTACTAATCTCTCCCTCCGTATTTGTCAAATTATTTTACTCGAACTTTTTTCAATTTGTTGAGTAAGTCATTACAAAACAAATATCTAATACAAAATGTTGAATTTCAATATATACTTTTTTATTCGTTAAAATTCATAAACAAATTACAAATTTTATTACATGTATCTAAAATAATGACAACCTCATGATAAACCTCAATAAATAGATGCAAAATTATCAAATAATGATTTGGATGGCTATTTGTTAGTGTTTTGATAGTTAGTAAAAGTCAAATGTTCCATGGATTGTAAAAATGAAGATGATGTTTAGATTTTAAGATGTGGTAGAGGTGGATAGAGATGGTGCCTTTGCATTAGAACAAAACTTTATTGTTTTGATGTGTTATAAGAAGTAGTTGAATGGAGGATGTAGTTGTTTGTGCTCAGATGTTGTAGTGGAGAGGCTGACCCGCAAGGTTATCGTTTTAACGGTCGAGTCCGTTTGTAactgaaatgagagagtagaatttgaatttgaaatacaTGTGAAATGGCGCGCTTGTTGCTTATAAAGAGTGGCAGTTATAAACGCTCTATGGGAGTTGCAGCGTGAGATGTGGGGCCTAGGATGAATCCTGGGTCGAAACTTTAAGTATTTTCTTCCTTCGTAAGATTCTTACTCTTTTACTATTATTGGAGCATTTCATCTGTTTAATGGGCCGAGGACCTTAGACCTTTAGTTGAATCGGAACAATTGTCCTAAATCTTTGTTTTATCCTTGTAAGAACGAAAGTTTTTGCCGTGCAAGCTTTGACCGGAATTTCTTCATAATGTTATTGTCATTGGAAATTGGACCTTTGAATGTGTCACATCTCTAAGACAAATAGACATTTTTAGAGTACTTGAATGTCTAAGACAAATATGGACTATTAATCATGTTTTAGATTATATTCCTACCTTTTCATACATAACGTTTTCATCTTTGCCTGTCTCTTGAATTTTCCTCTATCATTCGAGCAAATGAATTTCTTTCAGCTTCTTGTTTTTCTTCCACCTGATTCTCTGAATCATTCGATCAATGAAAGTGACACCCATTGTGCATTCGTGAGCGTATGAAGATACTTCAATTATTTGGGTGAATCCCGATATCTTACCCTCTACTTTATTCTTTACTAGAGTTGAAAATCTTAACAGGGATTTTTTAGAAGTTGGCTCTTCATTTGACTGGGTGTAAGAATTAGGTGATGGTGATAGAGTAAAACATACTGGAGGGTTGAATAAGACAAAATAGTGAAGCATTGTTGAAATGGATATGACACAGGAGATCTTGaagttcaaagataaaaatattaatgattaGGATGTTATAATTATTTTGCTGGAAAGtaaagaaaatcaaatgaaagacaaactaattgattaaaataaaaacaacttttcCATTTATTAAATatcttgttgtgaaaaacgatgtcaagaacaaaatataatagggaattagagaagaaaagaagaacacaagaattggttataactgctattcttttactttctcttaaaacaagattacaagtttacaaaaataacaaataacctctctcacccaaaattaggatttgcagcttagcaatgatgagagactagtatgttatttataagaaaacctaacatactaactaatgggcgtTTTCCAGAAGagccattacacaagccaacttaataaacaagctaacttaacaaattagggtttaaacattaaaacctaatttaatatgctaacaaccctagcattttcgacacaagcatgtgaacaaccttcgacttcatgcttaatcctgtcgaaccaagaagttaCCCTTCGgacatactagagttcgatccaatatctcacaaatctccaccttggatttaactctacaacatcaagggaacaactagatttcttcatgcagctttagcaactgcatacagtggaaaaacttgcaactcggcaatgtcttggtgatcatatcagcagcattgtcttcagtcgaaaccttcagcacttggacttccccacgctcgattacttctctgacaaaatgcagcctcacatcaatgtgcttagttcgctcatgataggctgaattcttcgacaggtgtattgcactttgactatcacatttaacagtgatacctcgaccttgaagtttcagcttcttcgcaaaaccttcaagccacaatgcttctttcacagcttcagttagggaaatatactccgcttcagtggttgatagagcaacaaccttctgaagtgttgctttccaactaatagTAGTGCCAAACATAGCgaaaacatatccaaaaatagattttctagaatccatacaacctgcataatcagagtcgacatatccttcaatttctgctttactatcttcactcaaggctccaccataaattaggactctgttcagagacccatttatgtaccttaaaatccacttcaatgattgccagtgagcctttccaggattcgccatgtagcttacaagacttactgcatatgttatgtcaggtctagtacagaccatagcatacatcaaagaaccaactatattagcatatgggatgctattcatataggctctttcgacatcagtaatGGGACACTGATCAAAACTcatcttgaattgagggtttgttggagtcacaactggcttcgaattcgatataccaaacttttcaagaatctttcgtagatatgcttcttgagataagcataacttcgacttctttctatctcttcgaatgtcaattccaagaatcctggaagcagctcccagatccttcatatcgaactccttattgagttcagccttcaccctcaccacatcttcgacattgttgcttgctatgagaatatcatccacataaagcaacaaaataacaaatgaattaccaggtcgaaatctgaagtaagcgtagtggtcgaactgacttctaatgaaacttatgcatgcatgccatgaacttgttgaatctcccattccactgtcgaggagattgtttcagtccatataaagatctctttagcttgcacacatgatcttccttccccttttcgacatgcCTTTCAgattgcctcatcaggattgtttcatttagatcaccatacaagaacgcagtcttcacatccatctgttccagttcaaggtcgaactgtgctaccatggcaagcaacattcgaatggacctatgcttcacaacaggagaaaacacatcattgaagtcgacaccttatttctgagtgaaaccccttgcaactaaccttgccttgtatattttcgacgtcactccttcgattccttcctttaCTTTGAAAATTCATTTACAGCTAACTAACCTTACCCCAGCAGGTtttttgatcagttcccaagtgtgattatcatgaagagatttcatctcatcatcgatggccttcagccattcagtcatattttgactcctcataacttccttgtag
The Vicia villosa cultivar HV-30 ecotype Madison, WI linkage group LG6, Vvil1.0, whole genome shotgun sequence genome window above contains:
- the LOC131610161 gene encoding mitochondrial Rho GTPase 2-like isoform X1 — encoded protein: MTKTATDRSGVRVVVAGDRGSGKSSLIAAIASDSFPDTVLPVLPPTLLPADFFPDYVPLTVIDTSSSLEKQNKRNEELKGADVVVLTYACNDSQSFSRLSSYWFRELQMLEVTVPIIVVGCKLDLRDESQQVSLEDLLEQLLEEFNNVATCIECSAATLYQVPEVFYFAQKAVLHPVDPLFDHESQALTDQCVRALRRIFVLCDRDMDDALNDAELNDFQVRCFNAPLQSSEIADVKTVVQQKVPEGINSHGLTFPGFLYIHSMFLRKGHPETLWAVLRNFGYDNDLKLKDDFLPVPAKIAPDQSVELTGEAVEFLNGIFRLLDTDKDRALRPAEVDKLFCTAPESPWNDAPYNDAAERTDMGYMSLNGFLSQWAFMTLLDPPCSLANLVYIGYSGNPAAALRVTRRRSVDRKRQATERNVFQCYVFGSKNAGKSALLDALLGRPFSNNYTPTTVEKFAANAIELIGGTRKTLVLREIPESEVSKVLSNPDYLAACDVAVFVYDSSDEYSWKKSRDLLEKVAGQGDLTGYRVPCLLIATKDDLTPYPRALQDSVKVTQELGIEAPIHVSMKLGDSSNVYNKIVSAAEHPHLSIPETEIGKKRKQYHRIVQNSLIFASVGTAMAVVGLAACRAYAVKRNSSA
- the LOC131610161 gene encoding mitochondrial Rho GTPase 2-like isoform X2; amino-acid sequence: MTKTATDRSGVRVVVAGDRGSGKSSLIAAIASDSFPDTVLPVLPPTLLPADFFPDYVPLTVIDTSSSLEKQNKRNEELKGADVVVLTYACNDSQSFSRLSSYWFRELQMLEVTVPIIVVGCKLDLRDESQQVSLEDLLEQLLEEFNNVATCIECSAATLYQVPEVFYFAQKAVLHPVDPLFDHESQALTDQCVRALRRIFVLCDRDMDDALNDAELNDFQVRCFNAPLQSSEIADVKTVVQQKVPEGINSHGLTFPGFLYIHSMFLRKGHPETLWAVLRNFGYDNDLKLKDDFLPVPAKIAPDQSVELTGEAVEFLNGIFRLLDTDKDRALRPAEVDKLFCTAPESPWNDAPYNDAAERTDMGYMSLNGFLSQWAFMTLLDPPCSLANLVYIGYSGNPAAALRVTRRRSVDRKRQATERNVFQCYVFGSKNAGKSALLDALLGRPFSNNYTPTTVEKFAANAIELIGGTRKTLVLREIPESEVSKVLSNPDYLAACDVAVFVYDR